One genomic window of Bradyrhizobium sp. CCGE-LA001 includes the following:
- a CDS encoding DMT family transporter, with translation MTATPSKTMAALWMAGWLALMLVMAVAGRETTRELSVFQIMEVRSVIGFFLLLPFIFRAGGFKAVATQRLPQHLARNGVHYFAQLGWFYALTLIGIGQVVAIEFTMPIWTALLAATFLSERMTVWKIAAVVLGVIGVVMIVRPATGEINPGQLIALGAAIGFSISMILAKSLTRTESALSILFWMIIVQMVVGLLPTLYVWTWPSAHMWGWLFVIGVCGTFSHYCLASALRYADATIVVPMDFLRVPLTATAGWLLYSERLDAWTVLGAALILCGNLLNLKPASVVPARAQ, from the coding sequence ATGACTGCGACACCGTCCAAAACGATGGCTGCACTGTGGATGGCGGGCTGGCTGGCGCTGATGCTGGTCATGGCGGTCGCCGGGCGCGAGACCACGCGTGAGCTGAGCGTTTTCCAGATCATGGAAGTCCGATCGGTGATCGGGTTCTTCCTGCTTCTGCCATTCATTTTCCGCGCCGGCGGCTTCAAGGCGGTCGCGACCCAACGCCTGCCCCAGCACCTCGCGCGCAATGGTGTCCATTATTTCGCACAGCTCGGCTGGTTCTACGCGCTGACGCTGATCGGGATCGGCCAGGTCGTCGCGATCGAATTCACCATGCCGATCTGGACGGCGCTGCTGGCGGCAACATTCCTGTCCGAGCGCATGACGGTCTGGAAGATCGCCGCGGTCGTGCTCGGCGTCATCGGCGTTGTCATGATCGTGCGGCCCGCCACCGGCGAGATCAATCCGGGTCAGTTGATCGCGCTGGGAGCTGCGATTGGCTTCAGCATCTCCATGATATTGGCGAAGTCGCTGACCCGAACCGAGAGCGCCTTGTCGATCCTGTTCTGGATGATCATCGTCCAGATGGTCGTCGGCCTGCTGCCGACACTCTATGTCTGGACTTGGCCATCGGCCCACATGTGGGGTTGGCTCTTCGTCATCGGGGTCTGCGGCACGTTCTCGCACTATTGCCTTGCCAGCGCGCTCCGGTATGCCGATGCGACCATCGTGGTTCCCATGGACTTCCTGCGGGTTCCACTCACGGCGACGGCCGGCTGGCTGCTGTATTCCGAGCGCCTCGACGCCTGGACCGTGCTCGGCGCGGCGCTAATCCTCTGCGGCAATCTTCTAAATCTGAAACCGGCGTCCGTGGTTCCCGCTCGCGCACAGTGA
- a CDS encoding caspase family protein produces MRYLTLLASLMCMALSVSAAKADRRVAFVVGNGNYKNVAQLPNPPIDAKAMAATLRNVGFEVIEGSNLSRDQMTEKLLDFGRKAQGSDIALFYYAGHGIAVSGTNYLLPVDADIKSEMDVKLGAAINIDLTLEQTMGDAKVKLVFLDACRDNPFAAKIKSNAATRSVNVQSGLAEMKSGEGTLIAFATGPGQTALDGQEGNNSPFTRALIDNITRPGVEIQQAMTSVRAQVNEETRKGQLPWGHTNLTGSVYLNQAPTTQVATAAPTATGILPAAAGSSDGVELEYWRSVKESNKPEELNAYLTAYPNGQFKALALARLAAIKSGPSTATRTLNAGVDPATFTDESTQVTEDQIGLDKNKRRDVQRRLTALGFDTKLTGVFDDETRSVLKRWQTARGYPTSGYLNKLQHKALLSEIVAAPATASDTSQKPAKRAASAPAQSSAPAPAQHRSNPGDAAGAAFVGGVVGGMMGGMFRR; encoded by the coding sequence ATGCGCTATCTCACCCTCCTCGCTTCGCTGATGTGCATGGCTCTGTCGGTCAGTGCCGCGAAGGCCGACCGCCGCGTCGCTTTCGTCGTTGGCAACGGCAACTACAAGAACGTCGCGCAATTGCCGAACCCGCCGATCGACGCCAAGGCGATGGCGGCGACGCTGCGCAATGTCGGCTTCGAGGTAATCGAGGGATCCAATCTCAGCCGCGACCAGATGACGGAGAAGCTGCTCGACTTCGGCCGCAAGGCGCAGGGTTCCGACATCGCGCTGTTCTACTATGCCGGGCACGGCATCGCCGTCAGCGGCACAAACTATTTGCTGCCGGTCGACGCCGACATCAAATCGGAGATGGACGTCAAGCTGGGCGCCGCCATCAACATCGACCTGACGCTCGAGCAGACCATGGGCGATGCCAAGGTCAAGCTGGTCTTCCTCGACGCCTGCCGCGACAATCCGTTTGCCGCCAAGATCAAGTCGAATGCCGCCACCCGCAGCGTCAACGTGCAGAGCGGCCTTGCCGAGATGAAGTCCGGTGAAGGCACGCTGATCGCGTTCGCCACCGGCCCCGGCCAGACCGCGCTCGACGGCCAGGAGGGCAACAACAGCCCGTTCACCCGCGCGCTGATCGACAACATCACCAGGCCGGGCGTCGAGATCCAGCAGGCGATGACGTCGGTGCGCGCCCAGGTCAACGAAGAGACCCGCAAGGGCCAGCTGCCCTGGGGCCATACCAACCTGACTGGCAGCGTCTACCTCAATCAGGCGCCGACCACCCAGGTCGCCACCGCGGCGCCGACCGCGACCGGCATCCTGCCAGCCGCAGCCGGCAGCTCGGACGGTGTCGAGCTCGAGTACTGGCGCTCGGTGAAGGAATCCAACAAGCCGGAGGAGCTCAACGCCTATCTCACGGCCTATCCGAACGGTCAGTTCAAGGCGCTGGCGCTGGCCCGTCTCGCGGCGATCAAGAGCGGCCCCTCGACCGCGACCCGCACGCTGAACGCCGGCGTCGATCCCGCGACCTTTACCGACGAGTCCACCCAGGTCACCGAGGATCAGATCGGCCTCGACAAGAACAAGCGCCGCGATGTGCAGCGTCGACTGACAGCGCTCGGCTTCGACACCAAGCTGACCGGCGTGTTCGACGACGAGACGCGATCCGTGCTCAAGCGCTGGCAGACAGCGCGCGGCTATCCTACATCGGGCTACCTGAACAAGCTCCAGCACAAAGCCCTGCTCTCGGAGATCGTGGCTGCCCCGGCGACGGCGAGCGACACCAGCCAGAAGCCAGCCAAGCGCGCGGCCAGCGCCCCGGCCCAGAGCAGCGCGCCGGCACCAGCGCAGCATCGCAGCAATCCCGGCGATGCTGCCGGTGCGGCCTTCGTCGGCGGCGTCGTCGGCGGCATGATGGGCGGCATGTTCCGCCGCTGA
- a CDS encoding BrnA antitoxin family protein: MADQPRRPRTLGDARTEAEAAFKKVTAKVAAAPPKQNAVPGIKEQVTLRIDQDVLAFFQEGGPGWQDRINEALRKAAGK; encoded by the coding sequence ATGGCGGATCAACCGAGACGGCCGCGGACACTTGGCGATGCCAGGACGGAAGCCGAGGCGGCGTTCAAGAAGGTGACGGCCAAGGTCGCTGCGGCGCCGCCCAAGCAAAACGCCGTTCCTGGTATCAAGGAGCAGGTCACGCTGCGCATCGACCAGGACGTGTTGGCGTTCTTCCAGGAGGGCGGGCCGGGCTGGCAGGACCGCATCAACGAGGCACTGCGGAAGGCCGCGGGGAAGTAG
- the cysK gene encoding cysteine synthase A — MDASLEKAAKTGAAHQPGRGRIYDSIVDTFGNTPIVRLRRLPAMHGVNATILAKLEYFNPAASVKDRIGAAMIIAMEKAGIIKPDTVLIEPTSGNTGIALAFVAASRGYRLKLVMPESMSIERRKMLAFLGAELVLTPAAQGMKGAIAVAEELLKTTPNSVMPQQFKNLANPEVHRRTTAEEIWNDTAGNIDVFVAGVGTGGTITGVGQVLKPRKPSLRVVAVEPEESPVLSGGQHTPHKIQGIGAGFVPDILDRSVIDEIVKVNSMTAIETSRALARHEGIPGGISSGAAIAAALEIGKRPEASGKTILAIVPSFSERYLSTALFEGI; from the coding sequence ATGGACGCATCGTTGGAGAAGGCTGCGAAAACGGGTGCAGCGCACCAACCCGGCCGCGGCCGGATCTATGACTCGATCGTCGACACCTTCGGCAACACGCCGATCGTGCGCTTGCGCCGGCTGCCCGCCATGCACGGCGTGAACGCGACGATTTTGGCAAAACTGGAATATTTCAATCCGGCCGCGAGCGTGAAGGACCGCATCGGTGCGGCCATGATCATCGCCATGGAGAAGGCCGGCATCATCAAGCCGGACACCGTGCTGATCGAGCCGACCTCCGGCAATACCGGTATCGCGCTCGCCTTCGTCGCGGCCTCGCGCGGCTACCGCCTCAAGCTGGTGATGCCGGAATCGATGTCGATCGAGCGGCGCAAGATGCTGGCCTTTCTCGGCGCGGAGCTCGTGTTGACGCCGGCAGCCCAGGGCATGAAGGGCGCCATCGCAGTCGCAGAAGAATTGTTGAAGACGACGCCGAACTCGGTGATGCCGCAGCAGTTCAAGAACCTCGCCAATCCCGAGGTGCATCGCCGCACCACGGCGGAGGAGATCTGGAACGATACGGCCGGCAACATCGATGTCTTCGTTGCCGGTGTCGGCACCGGAGGCACCATCACCGGCGTCGGCCAGGTGTTGAAGCCGCGCAAGCCGTCCTTGCGGGTGGTGGCGGTCGAGCCGGAGGAGAGCCCGGTGCTCTCGGGCGGCCAGCACACCCCGCACAAGATCCAGGGCATCGGCGCCGGCTTCGTGCCTGACATTCTCGACCGCTCTGTGATTGACGAGATCGTGAAGGTCAACTCGATGACGGCGATCGAGACCTCGCGCGCGCTGGCGCGGCATGAAGGCATTCCGGGCGGCATCTCATCGGGCGCTGCGATCGCGGCCGCGCTCGAGATCGGCAAGCGTCCGGAAGCTTCCGGGAAAACCATCCTCGCGATCGTGCCGTCCTTCTCCGAGCGGTATCTTTCGACGGCTCTGTTTGAGGGAATCTAG
- the tgt gene encoding tRNA guanosine(34) transglycosylase Tgt, with translation MNPDDDLPNHFELLATDGAARTGRLTTPHGVVRTPAFMPVGTAGAMKGMHWREVRDAGADIVLGNTYHLMLRPGAERIAALGGLQTFTGWNGPMLTDSGGFQVMSLADLRKVSEHAVTFRSHIDGAKVELSPERSIEVQRLLGSDIAMQMDECVRLPAERADIERAMQLSLRWAERSKRAFASASEGYMLFGIVQGGDVPQLRHASAQGLVEIGFHGYAIGGLAVGEPQAVMLAMIDETAPLLPKQRPRYLMGVGTPDDILEAVKRGVDMFDCVMPTRNGRHGVAFTRFGQVNLRNARHADDPRPLDEESSWPSTRSCARAYLHHLVKAGETLGAMLLSEINVAYYQSLMQGIRDAIAQGKFEEFYQRTREDWARGDIAPR, from the coding sequence ATGAATCCCGACGATGACCTTCCCAATCACTTTGAGTTGCTCGCCACCGATGGCGCCGCGCGCACCGGACGCCTGACCACGCCGCACGGCGTGGTGCGGACGCCGGCCTTCATGCCGGTCGGCACCGCGGGTGCCATGAAGGGCATGCACTGGCGCGAGGTGCGTGACGCCGGCGCCGACATCGTGCTCGGCAACACCTATCATCTGATGCTGCGCCCCGGCGCCGAGCGGATCGCGGCGCTTGGCGGCTTGCAGACATTCACGGGGTGGAACGGGCCGATGCTGACGGATTCCGGCGGTTTCCAGGTGATGTCGCTGGCGGACTTGCGCAAGGTCAGCGAGCACGCCGTCACCTTCCGTTCGCATATCGACGGCGCCAAGGTCGAGCTGTCGCCGGAGCGCTCGATCGAGGTGCAGCGCCTCCTCGGCTCCGACATCGCCATGCAGATGGACGAATGCGTGCGGCTGCCCGCCGAGCGCGCCGACATCGAGCGCGCGATGCAATTATCGCTCCGCTGGGCCGAGCGCAGCAAGCGCGCCTTCGCGAGCGCGTCCGAGGGCTACATGCTGTTCGGCATCGTCCAGGGCGGCGACGTGCCGCAGCTTCGCCATGCAAGCGCGCAAGGCCTGGTCGAGATCGGCTTCCACGGCTATGCGATCGGCGGCCTCGCCGTCGGCGAGCCGCAGGCGGTGATGCTGGCGATGATCGACGAGACCGCACCGTTGCTTCCGAAACAGCGGCCGCGTTACCTCATGGGTGTCGGCACGCCCGATGACATCCTCGAGGCGGTGAAGCGCGGCGTCGACATGTTCGATTGCGTGATGCCGACCCGCAATGGCCGGCATGGCGTTGCCTTCACGCGCTTCGGCCAGGTCAATCTGCGCAATGCGCGCCACGCCGACGATCCGCGACCGCTCGACGAGGAGAGCTCATGGCCGTCGACGCGCAGCTGCGCGCGCGCCTATTTGCATCATCTCGTCAAGGCGGGCGAGACACTGGGGGCGATGCTGCTGTCCGAGATCAACGTCGCTTACTATCAGTCCCTGATGCAGGGCATCCGGGACGCGATCGCACAGGGCAAGTTCGAGGAGTTCTACCAGCGTACGCGCGAGGACTGGGCGAGGGGCGATATCGCCCCGCGCTAG
- a CDS encoding patatin-like phospholipase family protein, with protein MSSHPHGWIRRTGARLSGVLALVCSLALGACTSLPRTPYTAAEASTSRVLDIDGLRRYADEPVTKFSFEKDNSTATKSYLALSGGGADGAYGVGVLNGWTAARTRPTFSVVSGVSTGGLIAPFAFLGSQYDDTLREVYTSGIAESLLNDPSIMRVLFGSGLFGNTRLRELVARYVGPEIMAQVARENARGRRLLIVTTDLDTQRTAIWDMGKIAAVGTPEALKLFRDVMAASASIPLVFPPIMIDAEGQGRRFQEMHVDGGVTAPVLTLPDALLFQGSRLPGSAKLDIYILVNKKIERDFELVSNSTIDVASRSLSAITQSQTRSIIFSTYDFARRNRLGFHLSYIARDYPAAPSEGFDTAYMRALYQYGYDKAAAGQAWTSSLP; from the coding sequence ATGTCCAGCCACCCGCACGGCTGGATCAGGCGGACAGGCGCCCGCCTGAGCGGCGTCCTGGCCCTGGTATGCAGCCTGGCGCTCGGCGCCTGCACGTCCCTGCCCCGCACGCCCTATACGGCCGCGGAAGCCAGCACATCGCGCGTGCTCGATATCGATGGCCTCAGGCGCTACGCCGACGAGCCCGTCACGAAGTTCAGCTTCGAGAAGGACAACAGCACGGCGACGAAGTCGTATCTGGCGCTGTCGGGCGGCGGTGCCGATGGCGCTTACGGCGTCGGCGTGCTCAACGGCTGGACGGCGGCCAGAACCCGTCCGACCTTCTCTGTCGTCTCGGGCGTGAGCACCGGCGGCCTGATCGCGCCTTTTGCCTTCCTCGGCTCGCAATATGACGACACGCTGAGGGAGGTCTACACCAGCGGCATCGCAGAGAGCCTTTTGAACGATCCCAGCATCATGCGCGTGCTGTTCGGATCTGGCCTGTTCGGCAATACGAGGCTGCGCGAGCTCGTCGCCCGCTATGTCGGGCCCGAGATCATGGCGCAGGTCGCGCGCGAGAATGCCAGGGGACGCCGGCTGCTGATCGTGACGACCGATCTCGACACCCAGCGCACAGCGATCTGGGACATGGGCAAGATCGCCGCGGTCGGAACGCCCGAAGCGCTGAAACTGTTTCGCGACGTGATGGCGGCCTCCGCCAGCATTCCGCTGGTGTTTCCGCCGATCATGATCGACGCCGAAGGCCAGGGCCGGCGCTTCCAGGAAATGCATGTCGACGGTGGCGTGACGGCACCGGTGCTGACGCTGCCGGATGCCCTGCTGTTCCAGGGCAGCCGCCTGCCCGGCAGCGCGAAGCTGGACATCTACATCCTCGTCAACAAGAAGATCGAACGCGATTTCGAGCTGGTCTCCAACAGCACCATCGACGTCGCCTCGCGCAGCCTGTCTGCGATCACCCAGTCGCAGACGCGCTCGATCATCTTTTCGACTTATGATTTTGCCAGACGTAACCGCCTCGGCTTCCATCTCTCCTACATCGCACGCGACTATCCGGCGGCGCCCTCGGAAGGGTTCGACACCGCCTATATGCGGGCGCTGTATCAGTACGGATACGACAAGGCCGCCGCCGGCCAAGCCTGGACCTCGTCGCTTCCGTGA
- a CDS encoding TetR/AcrR family transcriptional regulator has product MGLTATKTRPAAPRREVTKSRGGRPTKSAAIERDQRLIEVATRLFLDRGFDATSLDAVAEAARVSKPTVYSRYGNKRGLFAAVLRREIARWLAPLSAAAETQLSSGSNIPVEQRLIEIGREMLTFTCGPDAVAFSRMMTSQAINFPDVAKLGKEEGWLKAVATTARFFDHLVAQGALDVEDTTIAAEVFLDVVVGHTHRMATFGTALEMKAAEKRMRAAIKLFLAGALGPADRVQNSAKGTQRCSSR; this is encoded by the coding sequence ATGGGATTGACTGCGACCAAGACCAGACCGGCAGCGCCGCGGCGCGAGGTGACGAAATCACGCGGTGGCCGGCCTACGAAGTCAGCCGCCATCGAGCGCGACCAGCGGCTGATCGAGGTCGCCACCCGCCTGTTCCTGGATCGCGGCTTCGACGCGACCTCGCTTGATGCGGTCGCGGAAGCGGCCCGGGTCAGCAAGCCCACCGTCTATTCCCGCTACGGCAACAAGCGCGGGCTGTTTGCGGCCGTTCTGAGGCGCGAGATCGCGCGCTGGCTTGCGCCGCTCTCCGCGGCGGCGGAGACACAGCTCTCGAGCGGCTCGAACATCCCGGTCGAGCAGCGGCTGATCGAGATCGGGCGCGAGATGCTCACATTCACCTGCGGCCCCGACGCCGTCGCCTTCAGCCGCATGATGACGTCACAGGCCATCAACTTTCCTGACGTCGCCAAGCTCGGCAAGGAGGAGGGCTGGCTCAAGGCCGTCGCCACCACGGCGCGCTTCTTCGACCACCTCGTGGCGCAAGGCGCGCTCGATGTCGAAGACACCACCATTGCCGCCGAGGTGTTTCTCGACGTCGTCGTCGGTCACACCCACCGCATGGCCACGTTTGGAACGGCGCTGGAGATGAAGGCCGCGGAGAAGCGCATGCGGGCGGCGATCAAGCTATTCCTGGCTGGCGCGCTGGGGCCTGCCGACCGCGTCCAGAACTCCGCCAAGGGCACGCAGCGGTGCTCGTCCCGCTGA
- a CDS encoding PepSY domain-containing protein, translating to MKARRHPWTFLAATLSAVLIAAPAQAIVSAGSTPTALHSETDGNAEADRQAVSREVERFRSSSISISQAMAIAEGRHAGATTADVSFDGGSGVPVYRVKTLHNDRIWRHTINASTGELVGGEAALPLAELDHDDRSNLAALGAIRHRLADAVRVAERAASGKAISGGLVRERGRLNFAIVVISGDDLKEVILEPPGARTK from the coding sequence ATGAAGGCACGACGACATCCCTGGACGTTTCTTGCCGCCACCCTGTCGGCCGTGCTCATCGCAGCGCCGGCGCAGGCGATCGTCTCGGCCGGAAGCACACCCACCGCCCTTCACAGCGAGACAGATGGCAACGCCGAGGCCGATCGCCAAGCGGTGAGCCGCGAGGTCGAGCGCTTCCGGAGCTCGTCGATCTCGATCAGCCAGGCCATGGCGATTGCCGAAGGCCGACACGCCGGCGCCACGACGGCGGATGTGAGTTTCGACGGAGGCTCGGGTGTCCCGGTCTACCGCGTGAAGACCCTGCACAACGACCGGATCTGGCGCCACACCATCAATGCTTCGACCGGAGAGCTCGTCGGCGGTGAAGCCGCCCTCCCCCTCGCCGAACTCGACCACGACGATCGCAGCAATCTCGCAGCGCTCGGCGCGATCAGGCACCGCCTTGCCGATGCCGTGCGCGTCGCCGAACGCGCGGCCTCGGGCAAGGCGATCAGCGGCGGACTGGTGCGCGAACGCGGCCGGCTCAATTTCGCGATCGTCGTGATCAGCGGCGACGACCTCAAGGAGGTCATCCTGGAGCCGCCGGGCGCCAGGACGAAATAG
- a CDS encoding aspartate-semialdehyde dehydrogenase — MEDKVSNDPVVAIVGVTGAVGAEFIATMDKRGFRVGKLKALASARSAGKTVSFRGQDVVIEELTERAFEGVDIALFSAGGSISKKFAPIAVKAGAVVVDNSSAFRMDPNVPLVIPEINAHRIRDHKGIIANPNCAAITALVPLWPIHQKNCIKRVIISTYQAASGAGAAAMEELVESTRANLDGQVYTPKVMPHPYAFNLFNHNTAVDPETGYNDEETKVIKETRKIFEDEKIAIGVTCVRVPVLRAHCEAITFECEKPINEDQVRAIMAQAPGVKVVDDRARNYFPMPIDASGQDDVLVGRIRTDLSDPSGHSISMFVAADQLLKGAALNAVQIAELLPQRVMA; from the coding sequence ATGGAGGACAAAGTGAGTAACGATCCCGTCGTCGCGATTGTCGGCGTCACCGGTGCAGTGGGCGCCGAATTCATCGCCACCATGGACAAGCGCGGCTTCCGCGTCGGCAAGCTTAAGGCGCTGGCCAGCGCCCGCTCGGCCGGCAAGACGGTGTCGTTCCGCGGCCAGGACGTCGTCATCGAAGAGCTGACCGAGCGCGCCTTCGAGGGCGTCGACATCGCCCTGTTCTCGGCCGGCGGCAGCATCTCGAAGAAGTTCGCACCCATCGCGGTCAAGGCCGGCGCCGTCGTGGTCGATAATTCCTCCGCCTTCCGCATGGATCCGAACGTGCCGCTGGTGATCCCCGAGATCAACGCGCACCGCATCCGGGATCACAAGGGTATCATCGCCAACCCGAACTGCGCCGCTATCACCGCCTTGGTGCCGCTGTGGCCGATCCACCAAAAGAACTGCATTAAGCGCGTGATCATCTCGACCTATCAGGCGGCGAGCGGCGCCGGGGCCGCGGCGATGGAGGAGCTGGTCGAATCCACCCGCGCCAATCTCGACGGGCAGGTCTATACGCCCAAGGTGATGCCGCACCCCTACGCTTTCAATCTTTTCAATCACAACACGGCCGTCGACCCCGAGACCGGCTACAACGACGAAGAGACCAAGGTCATCAAGGAGACCCGCAAGATCTTCGAGGACGAGAAGATCGCCATCGGCGTCACCTGCGTGCGCGTGCCTGTGCTGCGCGCCCATTGCGAGGCCATCACCTTCGAATGCGAGAAGCCGATCAACGAGGACCAGGTCCGCGCCATCATGGCGCAGGCGCCGGGCGTGAAGGTGGTCGACGACCGCGCCAGGAACTACTTCCCGATGCCGATCGACGCCTCGGGCCAGGACGACGTCCTGGTCGGCCGCATCCGCACGGATCTCAGCGATCCGTCCGGACACTCGATCTCGATGTTCGTGGCGGCTGATCAGCTCTTGAAGGGCGCAGCGCTCAACGCGGTGCAGATCGCCGAGCTCCTGCCGCAGCGCGTGATGGCGTAA
- the queA gene encoding tRNA preQ1(34) S-adenosylmethionine ribosyltransferase-isomerase QueA — protein MRTDLFDFDLPPERIALRPASPRDSAKMLVVENGALRDQVISDLPQWLRPGDQLVVNDTKVIAAQLKGRRIGRETEPKIEATLIKRLDGSRWQALVKPAKKLTAGDRIRFGNEGKVCLLGHLDAEVEAKGSEGEVTLSFSFHGPTLDQAIADLGSPPLPPYIASKRTPDDQDLADYQTMFAANEGAVAAPTAGLHFTPALERALQERDVGVNRVTLHVGAGTFLPVKVDDTDGHKMHAEWGTISAKTAERLNTARKSGGRIIAVGTTSLRLLESAASEDGTIQPFAAETSIFITPGYRFRAVDILMTNFHLPKSTLFMLVSAFSGLETMTQAYAHAIANGYRFYSYGDACLLFRGVP, from the coding sequence ATGCGCACCGACCTCTTCGACTTCGATCTGCCGCCCGAGCGCATCGCGTTGCGCCCGGCGAGCCCGCGCGACTCGGCGAAAATGCTTGTGGTCGAGAACGGCGCGTTGCGCGACCAGGTCATTTCCGACCTGCCGCAATGGCTGAGGCCGGGCGACCAGCTCGTCGTCAACGACACCAAGGTGATCGCGGCGCAATTGAAGGGCCGCCGCATCGGCCGCGAGACCGAGCCGAAGATCGAGGCGACGCTGATCAAGCGCCTCGACGGTTCGCGCTGGCAGGCGCTGGTGAAGCCGGCGAAGAAGCTCACCGCCGGCGACCGCATCCGCTTCGGCAACGAGGGCAAGGTCTGCCTGCTCGGCCATCTCGACGCCGAGGTCGAAGCCAAGGGCAGCGAAGGCGAGGTGACGCTGTCGTTCTCGTTCCATGGCCCCACGCTCGATCAGGCCATCGCCGATCTCGGCAGCCCGCCGCTGCCGCCCTACATCGCCTCCAAGCGCACGCCAGACGACCAGGATCTCGCCGATTACCAGACCATGTTCGCGGCCAACGAAGGCGCTGTCGCCGCGCCCACGGCCGGCCTGCATTTCACGCCCGCACTGGAGCGTGCGCTCCAGGAGCGCGACGTCGGCGTCAACCGCGTCACGCTGCATGTCGGGGCAGGGACCTTCCTGCCGGTGAAGGTGGACGACACCGACGGCCACAAGATGCATGCGGAGTGGGGCACCATCTCGGCGAAGACAGCGGAGCGGCTCAACACGGCGCGAAAGAGCGGCGGCCGTATCATCGCGGTCGGCACCACGTCACTGCGGCTGCTGGAAAGTGCTGCGAGCGAGGATGGCACGATCCAGCCGTTCGCGGCGGAGACCTCGATCTTCATCACCCCCGGCTATCGCTTCCGCGCCGTCGATATCCTGATGACGAATTTCCATCTACCGAAGTCGACGCTGTTCATGCTGGTCTCGGCGTTCTCGGGGCTCGAGACCATGACGCAGGCCTACGCGCATGCGATCGCGAATGGCTACCGGTTCTATTCGTATGGCGATGCGTGTTTGCTGTTTCGGGGCGTGCCGTAG
- a CDS encoding peptidylprolyl isomerase, whose protein sequence is MSVTENTLILETTQGPVTIEMRPDLAPGHVARIKELVREGFYDGIVFHRVIDGFMAQTGCPQGTGTGGSGKKLKAEFNKEPHVRGTASMARAANPDSGDSQFFICFDDARFLDNQYTVWGKVTEGMENVDKIKRGEPVQNPDKIVKARMAADKE, encoded by the coding sequence ATGAGCGTCACCGAAAACACCCTGATCCTCGAGACCACGCAAGGCCCCGTCACGATCGAGATGCGGCCTGACCTCGCGCCCGGTCATGTCGCCCGCATCAAGGAGCTGGTCCGCGAGGGCTTTTACGACGGCATCGTCTTCCATCGCGTGATCGACGGCTTCATGGCGCAGACCGGCTGCCCGCAGGGCACCGGCACCGGCGGCTCCGGCAAGAAGCTGAAGGCCGAGTTCAACAAGGAGCCGCATGTGCGCGGCACCGCCTCGATGGCCCGCGCCGCCAATCCGGATTCCGGCGACAGCCAGTTCTTCATCTGCTTCGACGACGCCCGCTTCCTCGACAACCAGTACACGGTGTGGGGCAAGGTCACTGAGGGCATGGAGAACGTCGACAAGATCAAGCGCGGCGAGCCGGTGCAGAACCCCGACAAGATCGTCAAGGCGCGAATGGCGGCGGACAAGGAATAA
- a CDS encoding peptidylprolyl isomerase produces the protein MIRILAVLAALLFAAPAVAQQLPANLDKANAIVIDSTKGRIVIKLRTDIAPQHAERIKQLAREGFYNNVPFHRVMDGFMAQTGDGQNGNGTGGSKYPNLKQEFSKVHFARGIVGMARRGDSVDSANSQFFIMFADGGSLDGQYTVIGEVVQGMDVVDKLKKASPGSAGGSVTDPDKMVKVQVASDVK, from the coding sequence ATGATCCGAATTCTCGCAGTTCTTGCCGCGCTTCTGTTCGCGGCGCCCGCGGTGGCGCAGCAATTGCCGGCGAATCTCGACAAGGCCAACGCCATCGTCATCGACAGCACCAAGGGCCGCATCGTCATCAAGCTCAGGACCGACATCGCGCCCCAGCACGCCGAACGCATCAAGCAGCTCGCGCGCGAGGGCTTCTACAACAACGTGCCGTTTCACCGCGTCATGGACGGCTTCATGGCCCAGACCGGCGACGGCCAGAACGGCAACGGCACCGGCGGCTCGAAATATCCGAACCTGAAGCAGGAATTCTCCAAGGTGCATTTTGCCCGCGGCATCGTCGGCATGGCCCGGCGCGGCGACAGCGTCGACAGCGCCAATTCGCAATTCTTCATCATGTTCGCCGACGGCGGCAGCCTCGATGGCCAGTACACGGTGATCGGTGAGGTCGTTCAGGGCATGGACGTCGTCGACAAGCTGAAGAAGGCGTCGCCCGGCTCGGCCGGCGGGTCGGTCACCGACCCCGACAAGATGGTGAAAGTGCAGGTCGCATCCGACGTCAAATAG